AGGATATTTAGTTAGATAAACCGGTTCTTGAGCAATCTTTTTCTTTTGGCTAAGGATTTTCAGAGGATAATTTAAAAATTTGGGATGAATGCCGATTAAAATTAATCCTAAAACTAATATCTGTATCCCTAGACTTGAGCTAGATTTCATCCAACCTAAACCACTACCAATAACTGCTATGGCTAAGGCTGCACATACCAGCAATAAAAGTTCTAATAAAACGCTTAAACTAGCGGTTCCCCAATCACTTCCTGCTTTATTAATTGCCACGATGCGAGCATAAAAGTGACCGATATTACCGGGTAGATATTTTCCTAAATTGGTAATCATATAGATGCCAATTCCTGCGGAGGTTTTAATCGGTTGTTGATAGCTTTTGAGTATCCATGTCCACACCCATCCTGCCCAAATTTGAGCGATAACGGTGGTTACAAGTGCCAAGAAAAGAAATAACCAGCCATGATTTTCAATTCTAACTGAGGTGACGTTATCCCAGTTATTTTTAAGGTTACTGAGAACAAAAAATAAGGTTCCCCCAATAATCAGCCAACGTAGAAACTTTTTCAGCATTTCGTTTTTTCCTTTATTCATTTTCTGGAGGAAACCAATCGAGATCAAGGAGATTTTCTAAACTGTAGGGACATTGCCCAAGAAAACTAACTTGATTATCGGTTTTTTCTCTAACATAATTTAAGGCTTTCTGGTAAATACGAGGTAATTCTTTAGTGAGATAATTGCGGAGATTAGTAGTTAAATAAGTGTCGATCTGGTTTTTGAAATTGACGATTTCTGAACGCCAATGACTACGATTATATTTTCTCTTGACTGTCCAAAATTGTAGCAGTAAACAATGTCTAATAATTTGCTCTAATAAACTAGCAACACGAAACTTTTTTTCGTTTCCCAAATCTTCTAACTCCTCGATTAAATTGTCTAAATCTAAAGCGTCAAAATTTTTAGCCTTGAGCAGCTCTATAGTTTCTTCTAACCAGAGAGAATCATCAATTTCGTAGAGAGTTTTTAAGTCGGGAATAACAGTCATTATCATCTCCTTTATTCATAAGGTGGTAGCCAATTGGGATCGAGAAGTTCTTCTAAACTGTAGGGACAAGTATCGGGAAAAATAACTTGATTTTTTGTCTTTTTTCTCACATAACGGGTTGCCTTCTGATAAATATTATCAAATTCTTGTTCTAAATATTTCCGTAAACTTGCCGTTAGGTAGGTATTTAATTGATCTTGAAAATTTACCAGTTCTGATTCCCAATGACTTTGATTATATTCTCTTTCCCTTGTCCAAAATTGCAGTAACAAAGCATGACGAATAATTTGCTGTAAAAAACTAGCAACACGAAACTTTTTTTCGTTTCCCAAATCTTCTAACTCCTCGATTAAATTATCTAAATCTAAAGCGTCAAATCTCTTCGCTTTTAAGAGTTCGATAGTTTCTTCTAACCAGAGAGAATCATCAATTTCGTAGAGAGTTTTTAAGTCGGGAATAACAGTCATTATCATCTCCTTTATTCATAAGGTGGTAGCCAATTGGGATCGAGAAGTTCTTCTAAACTGTAGGGACAAGTATCGGGAAAGTTGACTTGATTTTTAGTCTTTTTTCTGACAAAGAAAACTGCATCTTCATAAATGTTAGTTAATTCATTTTGTAAATAATTACGGAGATTGGTGGTTAAGTATC
This Microcystis wesenbergii NRERC-220 DNA region includes the following protein-coding sequences:
- a CDS encoding lysylphosphatidylglycerol synthase transmembrane domain-containing protein, with protein sequence MNKGKNEMLKKFLRWLIIGGTLFFVLSNLKNNWDNVTSVRIENHGWLFLFLALVTTVIAQIWAGWVWTWILKSYQQPIKTSAGIGIYMITNLGKYLPGNIGHFYARIVAINKAGSDWGTASLSVLLELLLLVCAALAIAVIGSGLGWMKSSSSLGIQILVLGLILIGIHPKFLNYPLKILSQKKKIAQEPVYLTKYPLVPLLGETGFLLWRGAGFILAWMVLKMITPAQILPLLGTFSFAWLLGLVVPGAPGGLGVFEATVIALLDTEKFPAANVLVTVAIYRLISILSEVIAAGIGTKLVKDKAKFLG
- a CDS encoding DUF29 domain-containing protein — translated: MTVIPDLKTLYEIDDSLWLEETIELLKAKNFDALDLDNLIEELEDLGNEKKFRVASLLEQIIRHCLLLQFWTVKRKYNRSHWRSEIVNFKNQIDTYLTTNLRNYLTKELPRIYQKALNYVREKTDNQVSFLGQCPYSLENLLDLDWFPPENE
- a CDS encoding DUF29 domain-containing protein, translating into MTVIPDLKTLYEIDDSLWLEETIELLKAKRFDALDLDNLIEELEDLGNEKKFRVASFLQQIIRHALLLQFWTREREYNQSHWESELVNFQDQLNTYLTASLRKYLEQEFDNIYQKATRYVRKKTKNQVIFPDTCPYSLEELLDPNWLPPYE